From a single Apium graveolens cultivar Ventura chromosome 2, ASM990537v1, whole genome shotgun sequence genomic region:
- the LOC141706863 gene encoding low-temperature-induced cysteine proteinase-like: MKTSSNNLTLLVLSLSVLVGTLATDMSILTYDETHKPSPNSSLIRTEDEVLTMYNSWLVKHGKSYNALGEKEKRFQIFKDNLRYIDNHNADPDRSFELGLNKFADLTNEEYRSKYMGTKSRDSRPKLSKGRSDRYATVAGETLPDSIDWREKGAVAAIKDQGGCGSCWAFSAIASVEGINQISTGDLITLSEQELVDCDKSYNDGCNGGLMDYAFEFIIKNGGIDSDKDYPYTGRDGYCDQNRKNAKVVTIDSYEDVPVYDEKALQKAVANQPISVAIEAGGMDFQLYVSGIFTGKCGTAVDHGVVVVGYGSEGGKDYWIVRNSWGAAWGEAGYLRMERNVANKPSGLCGITIEPSYPVKNGQNPPNPGPTPPSPSIPDEVCDAYSSCPAHTTCCCLYTYGTECYYWGCCPLEAASCCDDGYSCCPHDYPVCHVYSGTCSMSTKSPFGVKAMKRTLATPIRPLDIKGRKVSAL, encoded by the exons ATGAAGACATCCTCAAACAATCTCACACTCTTAGTCCTCTCCCTCTCCGTCCTCGTCGGAACCTTAGCTACCGACATGTCAATCCTAACCTACGACGAAACGCACAAACCATCGCCCAACAGCAGCCTGATCAGGACCGAAGATGAAGTCTTGACCATGTACAATTCTTGGCTTGTCAAGCACGGCAAGTCTTACAATGCCTTAGGCGAGAAAGAAAAGAGGTTCCAGATTTTTAAGGATAATTTACGGTACATTGACAACCATAACGCTGATCCTGACAGGAGTTTTGAGCTTGGTTTGAACAAGTTTGCTGATCTCACGAATGAGGAGTATAGGTCTAAGTATATGGGAACTAAGAGTCGAGATTCGAGGCCTAAGTTGTCGAAAGGAAGGAGTGATCGATATGCGACTGTTGCTGGTGAGACCTTGCCTGATTCTATTGACTGGAGGGAGAAAGGCGCTGTTGCTGCTATTAAAGATCAAGGCGGCTGTG GGAGTTGCTGGGCCTTCTCTGCAATTGCTTCGGTTGAAGGAATAAATCAGATAAGTACTGGTGATCTGATTACCCTGTCTGAACAAGAGCTGGTGGATTGCGATAAATCATACAATGACGGTTGCAACGGAGGCCTCATGGATTATGCATTTGAGTTCATCATAAAAAATGGTGGTATTGATTCCGACAAGGATTATCCATACACGGGCAGGGATGGTTACTGTGACCAAAACAGG AAAAACGCTAAGGTTGTCACTATTGACTCCTATGAAGATGTTCCGGTATACGATGAGAAGGCGTTGCAAAAGGCTGTTGCTAACCAGCCCATCAGTGTTGCTATTGAAGCAGGTGGCATGGATTTCCAGTTATATGTTTCA GGCATATTTACTGGCAAGTGTGGGACAGCAGTGGACCACGGGGTGGTCGTTGTTGGGTATGGGAGTGAAGGAGGTAAAGATTATTGGATAGTGAGGAACTCATGGGGTGCAGCATGGGGAGAAGCAGGTTACCTGAGGATGGAACGTAATGTGGCTAATAAGCCATCAGGGCTATGTGGAATAACAATTGAACCATCTTATCCTGTTAAGAATGGCCAAAACCCCCCAAATCCAGGTCCAACTCCTCCCTCCCCTTCTATCCCCGACGAGGTTTGTGATGCTTACAGTAGTTGCCCAGCACACACTACCTGCTGCTGCTTGTACACATACGGGACAGAATGTTATTATTGGGGTTGCTGCCCTCTCGAGGCTGCCTCCTGTTGCGATGATGGCTATAGTTGCTGCCCACATGATTACCCCGTTTGCCATGTGTACTCTGGAACTTGCTCAATG AGCACCAAAAGTCCTTTCGGAGTGAAGGCAATGAAACGCACTCTTGCCACACCTATCAGGCCACTTGATATCAAAGGAAGGAAGGTCAGTGCTTTGTAA